The Dreissena polymorpha isolate Duluth1 chromosome 2, UMN_Dpol_1.0, whole genome shotgun sequence nucleotide sequence gtctgccaagtttcgtcgctgtgggtcacctactccgagagataatcgcgacttcaggctcctattaggggtacggggccaatacgtgccagttagcgtaccttcggcgacacttttcacggaagcggtgacactgagacgccgcattgcacttttggcatgcgtggcccatcgggccgaacaagtctgccaagtttcgtggCTGtggggtcacctactccgagagataatcgcgacttcaggctcctattatggggggtaacggggccaatacgtgccagttagtcgtaccttcggcgacactttcaccggaagcggtgacactgagacgccgcattgcacttttggcatgcgtggcccatcgggccgaacaagtctgccaagtttcgtcgctgtgggtcacctactccgagagataatcgcgacttcaggctcctattatggggtaacggggccaatacgtgccagttagcgtaccttcggcgacactttcaccggaagcggtgacactgagacgccgcattgcacttttggcatgcgtggcccatcgggccgaacaagtctgccaagtttcgtcgctgtgggtcacctactccgagagataatcgcgacttcaggctcctattatgggtaaCGGggcaatacgtgccagttagcgtaccttcggcgacactttcaccggaagcggtgacactgagacgccgcattgcacttttggcatgcgtggcccatcgggccgaacacgtctgccaagtttcgtcgctgtgggtcacctactccgagagataatcgcgacttcaggctcctattatggggtaacggggccaatacgtgccagttagcgtaccttcggcgacactttcaccggaagcggtgacactgagacgccgcattgcacttttggcatgcgtggcccatcgggccgaacaagtctgccaagtttcgtcgctgtgggtcacctactccgagagataatcgcgacttcaggctcctattatggggtaacggggccaatacgtgccagttagcgtaccttcgggcgacactttcaccggaagcggtgacactgagacgccgcattgcacttttggcatgcgtggcccatcgggccgaacaagtctgccaagtttcgtcgctgtgggtcacctactccgagagataatcgcgacttcaggctcctattatggggtaaggggccaatacgtgccagttagcgtaccttcggcgacactttcaccggaagcggtgacactgagacgccgcattgcacttttggcatgcgtggcccatcgggccgaacacgtctgccaagtttcgtcgctgtgggtcacctactccgagagataatcgcgacttcaggcgtcctattatggggtaacggggccaatacgtgccagttagcgtaccttcggcgacacttcaccggaagcggtgacactgagacgccgcattgcacttttggcactgcgtggcccatcgggccgaacaagtctgccaagtttcgtcgctgtgggtcacctactccgagagataatcgcgacttcaggctcctattatggggtaacggggccaatacgtgccagttagcgtaccttcggcgacactttcaccggaagcggtgacactgagacgccgcattgcacttttggcatgcgtggcccatcgggccgaacaagtctgccaagtttcgtcgctgtgggtcacctactccgagagataatcgcgacttcaggctcctattatgggggtaacgggggccaatacgtgccagttagcgtaccttcggcgacactttcaccggaagcggtgacactgagacgccgcattgcacttttggcatgcgtggcccatcgggccgaacaagtctgccaagtttcgtcgctgtggttcacctactccgagagataatcgcgacttcaggctcctattatggggtaacggggccaatacgtgccagttagcgtaccttcggcgacactttcaccggaagcggtgacactgaggacgcagcattgcacttttggcatgcgtggcccatcgggccgcaacaagtctgccaagtttcgtcgctgtgggtcacctactccgagagataatcgcgacttcaggctcctattatggggtaacggggccaatacgtgccagttagcgtaccttcggcgacactttcaccggaagcggtgacactgagacgccgcattgcacttttggcatgcgtggcccatcgggccgaacagtCTGCCAAGTTTTCGTCgctgtgggtcacctactccgagagataatcgcgccttcaggctcctattatggggtaacggggccaatacgtgccagttagcgtaccttcggcgacactttcaccggaagcggtgacactgagacgccgcattgcacttttggcatgcgtggcccatcgggccgaacaagtctgccaagtttcgtcgctgtgggtcacctactccgagagataatcgcgacttcaggctcctattatggggggtaacggggccaatacgtgccagttagcgtaccttcggcgacactttcaccggaagcggtgacactgagacgcccgcattgcacttttggcatgcgtggcccatcgggccgaacaagtctgccaagtttcgtcgctgtgggtcacctactccgagagataatcgcgacttcaggctcctattaggtgggtaacggggccaatacgtgccagttagcgtaccttcggcgacactttcaccggaagcggtgacactgagacgccgcattgcacttttggcatgcgtggcccatcgggccgaacaagtctgccaagtttcgtcgctgtgggtcacctactccgagagataatcgcgcacttcaggctcctattatgggggtaacggggccaatacgtgccagttagcgtaccttcggcgacactttcaccggaagcggtgacactgagacgccgcattgcacttttggcatgcgtggcccatcgggccgaacaagtctgccaagtttcgtcgctgtgggtcacctactccgagagataatcgcgacttcaggctcctattatggggtaacggggccaatacgtgccagttagcgtaccttcggcgacactttcaccggaaagcggtgacactgagacgccgcattgcacttttggcatgcgtggcccatcgggccgaacaagtctgccaagtttcgtcgctgtgggtcacctactccgagagataatcgcgacttcaggctcctattatggggtaacggggccaatacgtgccagttagcgtaccttcggcgacactttcaccggaagcggtgacactgagacgccgcattgcacttttggcatgcgtggcccatcgggccgaacaagtctgccaagattcgtcgctgtgggtcacctactccgagagataatcgcgacttcagggctcctattatgggggtaacggggccaatacgtgccagttagcgtaccttcggcgacactttcaccggaagcggtgacactgagacgccgcattgcacttttggcatgcgtggcccatcgggccgaacaagtctgccaagtttcgtcgctgtgggtcacctactccgagagataatcgcgacttcaggctcctattatggggtaaacggggccaatacgtgccagttagcgtaccttcggcgacactttcaccggaagcggtgacactgagacgccgcattgcacttttggcatgcgtggcccatcgggccgaacaagtctgccaagttcgtcgctgtgggtcacctactccgagagataatcgcgacttcaggctcctattatggggtaacggggccaatacgtgccagttagcgtaccttcggcgacacttcaccggaagcggtgacactgagacgccgcattgcacttttgagcatgcgtggcccatcgggccgaacaagtctgccaagtttcgtcgctgtgggtcacctactccgagagataatcgcgacttcaggctcctattatggggtaacggggccaatacgtgccagttagcgtaccttcggcgacactttcaccggaagcggtgacactgagacgccgcattgcacttttggcatgcgtggcccatcgggcagaaacaagtctgccaagtttcgtcgctatgggtcacctactccgagagataatcgcgacttcaggctcctattatgggggtaacggggccaatacgtgccagttagcgtaccttcggcgacactttcaccggaagcggtgacactgagacgccgcattgcacttttggcatgcgtggcccatcgggccgaacaagtctgccaagtttcgtcgctgtgggtcacctactccgagagataatcgcgacttcaggctcctattatggggtaacggggccaatacgtgccagttagcgtaccttcggcgacactttcaccgaagcggtgacactgagacgccgcattgcacttttggcatgcgtggcccatcggtgCCGAACAAGTCTGCTGCCAAGTTTTCGTCgctgtgggtcacctactccgagagataatcgcgacttcaggctcctattatggggtaacggggccaatacgtgccagttagcgtaccttcggcgacactttcacaccggaagcggtgacactgagacgccgcattgcacttttggcatgcgtggcccatcgggccgaacaagtctgccagtttcgtcgctgtgggtcacctactccgagagatatcgcgacttcaggctacaattatggggtaacggggccaatacggtgCGAGTTAGCGTACTTCTTCgggcgacactttcaccgaagcggtgacactgagacgccgcattgcacttttggcatgcgtggcccatcgggccgaacaagtctgccagtttcgtcgctgtgggtcacctactccgagagataatcgcgacttcaggctcctattatggggtaacggggccatacgtgccagttagcgtaccttcggcgacactttcaccggaagcggtaaCACTGAGACGCCGGCATTGCActttttggcatgcgtggcccatcgggccgaacaagtctgccaagtttcgggTCCGCggtgggtcacctactccgagagataatcgcgacttcaggctcctattatgggtaaCGGGGGCccatacgtgccagttagcgtaccttctcGGCGACACTTCacccggaagcggtgacactgagacgccgcattgcacttttgcatgcgtggcccatcggggccgaacaagtctgccaagttccgtcgctgtgggtcacctactccgagagatatcgcgacttcaggctcctattatggggtaacgggccAATACGTGccgttagcgtaccttcggcgacactttcaccggaagcgttggcactgagacgccacattgcacttttggcatgcgtggcccatcgggccaaacaagtctgccaagtttcgtcgctctgggtcacctactccgagagataatcgcgacttcaggctcctattatggggtaacggggccaatacgggccagttagcgtaccttcggcgacactttcaccggaagcggtggcactgagacgccacattgcacttttggcatgcgtggcccatcgggccaaacaagtctgccaagtttcgtcgctctgggtcacctactccgagagataatcgcgacttcaggctcctattatggggtaacggggccaatacgggccagttagcgtaccttcggcgacactttcaccggaagcggtggcactgagacgccacattgcacttttggcatgcgtggcccatcgggccaaacaagtctgccaagtttcgtcgctctgggtcacctactccgagagataatcgcgacttcaggctcctattatggggtaacggggccaatacgtgccagttagcgtaccttccggcgacactttcaccaggaagcggtgacactgagacgccgcattgcacttttggcatgcgtggcccatcgggccgaacaagtctgccaagtttcgtcgctagtgggtcacctactccgagagataatcgcgacttcaggctcctattatggggtaacggggccaatacgggccagttagcgtaccttcggcgacactttcaccggaagcggtggcactgagacgccacattgcacttttggcatgcgtggcccatcgggccaaacaagtctgccaagtttcgtcgctctgggtcacctactccgagagataatcgcgacttcaggctcctattatggggtaacggggccaatacgggccagttagcgtaccttcggcgacactttcaccggaagcggtggcactgagacgccacattgcacttttggcatgcgtggcccatcgggccaaacaagtctgccaagtttcgtcgctctgggtcacctactccgagagataatcgcgacttcaggctcctattatggggtaacggggccaatacgggccagttagcgtaccttcggcgacactttcaccggaagcggtggcactgagacgccacattgcacttttggcatgcgtggcccatcgggccaaacaagtctgccaagtttcgtcgctctgggtcacctactccgagagataatcgcgacttcaggctcctattatggggtaacggggccaatacgggccagttagcgtaccttcggcgacactttcaccggaagcggtggcactgagacgccacattgcacttttggcatgcgtggcccatcgggccaaacaagtctgccaagtttcgtcgctctgggtcacctactccgagagataatcgcgacttcaggctcctattatggggtaacggggccaatacgggccagttagcgtaccttcggcgacactttcaccggaagcggtggcactgagacgccacattgcacttttggcatgcgtggcccatcgggccaaacaagtctgccaagtttcgtcgctctgggtcacctactccgagagataatcgcgacttcaggctcctattatggggtaacggggccaatacgggccagttagcgtaccttcggcgacactttcaccggaagcggtggcactgagacgccacattgcacttttggcatgcgtggcccatcgggccaaacaagtctgccaagtttcgtcgctctgggtcacctactccgagagataatcgcgacttcaggctcctattatggggtaacggggccaatacgggccagttagcgtaccttcggcgacactttcaccggaagcggtggcactgagacgccacattgcacttttggcatgcgtggcccatcgggccaaacaagtctgccaagtttcgtcgctctgggtcacctactccgagagataatcgcgacttcaggctcctattatggggtaacggggccaatacgggccagttagcgtaccttcggcgacactttcaccggaagcggtggcactgagacgccacattgcacttttggcatgcgtggcccatcgggccaaacaagtctgccaagtttcgtcgctctgggtcacctactccgagagataatcgcgacttcaggctcctattatggggtaacggggccaatacgggccagttagcgtaccttcggcgacactttcaccggaagcggtggcactgagacgccacattgcacttttggcatgcgtggcccatcgggccaaacaagtctgccaagtttcgtcgctctgggtcacctactccgagagataatcgcgacttcaggctcctattatggggtaacggggccaatacgggccagttagcgtaccttcggcgacactttcaccggaagcggtggcactgagacgccacattgcacttttggcatgcgtggcccatcgggccaaacaagtctgccaagtttcgtcgctctgggtcacctactccgagagataatcgcgacttcaggctcctattatggggtaacggggccaatacgggccagttagcgtaccttcggcgacactttcaccggaagcggtggcactgagacgccacattgcacttttggcatgcgtggcccatcgggccaaacaagtctgccaagtttcgtcgctctgggtcacctactccgagagataatcgcgacttcaggctcctattatggggtaacggggccaatacgggccagttagcgtaccttcggcgacactttcaccggaagcggtggcactgagacgccacattgcacttttggcatgcgtggcccatcgggccaaacaagtctgccaagtttcgtcgctctgggtcacctactccgagagataatcgcgacttcaggctcctattatggggtaacggggccaatacgggccagttagcgtaccttcggcgacactttcaccggaagcggtggcactgagacgccacattgcacttttggcatgcgtggcccatcgggccaaacaagtctgccaagtttcgtcgctctgggtcacctactccgagagataatcgcgacttcaggctcctattatggggtaacggggccaatacgggccagttagcgtaccttcggcgacactttcaccggaagcggtggcactgagacgccacattgcacttttggcatgcgtggcccatcgggccaaacaagtctgccaagtttcgtcgctctgggtcacctactccgagagataatcgcgacttcaggctcctattatggggtaacggggccaatacgggccagttagcgtaccttcggcgacactttcaccggaagcggtggcactgagacgccacattgcacttttggcatgcgtggcccatcgggccaaacaagtctgccaagtttcgtcgctctgggtcacctactccgagagataatcgcgacttcaggctcctattatggggtaacggggccaatacgggccagttagcgtaccttcggcgacactttcaccaccgaagcggtggcactgagacgccacattgcacttttggcatgcgtggcccatcgggccaaacaagtctgccaagtttcgtcgtcGCTtggggtcacctactccgagagataatcgcgacttcaggctcctattatggggtaacggggccaatacgggccagttagcgtaccttcggcgacactttcaccggaagcggtggcactgagacgccacattgcacttttggcatgcgtggcccatcgggccaaacaagtctgccaagtttcgtcgctctgggtcacctactccgagagataatcgcgacttcaggctcctattatggggtaacggggccaatacgggccagttagcgtaccttcggcgacactttcaccggaagcggtggcactgagacgccacattgcacttttggcatgcgtggcccatcgggccaaacaagtctgccaagtttcgtcgctctgggtcacctactccgagagataatcgcgacttcaggctcctattatggggtaacggggccaatacgggccagttagcgtaccttcggcgacactttcaccggaagcggtggcactgagacgccacattgcacttttggcatgcgtggcccatcgggccaaacaagtctgccaagtttcgtcgctctgggtcacctactccgagagataatcgcgacttcaggctcctattatggggtaacggggccaatacgggccagttagcgtaccttcggcgacactttcaccggaagcggtggcactgagacgccaccNNNNNNNNNNNNNNNNNNNNNNNNNNNNNNNNNNNNNNNNNNNNNNNNNNNNNNNNNNNNNNNNNNNNNNNNNNNNNNNNNNNNNNNNNNNNNNNNNNNNTTTGtaaggaaataaaaaatatgaaacaacaaCATGGTGGTATTATGACCAACAGAGCATCACATAGCGGGTTGCAATTGCTCGGCTcggttttaattttgttttgacgtcacagtgaccttgaccttgatctagtggacccaaaatgggtgtggcgtgtagaactcatttaGTGGagttacatatgaaatttcaaagttgaaggttgaGCACTTTgatttagagcaaatgttaagtcTTTACTCGatgcggacgagctggctatgacaatactcgGGTTTTCTTCAAAAACGCAGAGCTAAAAATGTCTTGAAGACCAAGTCAGCTCATAAAGGCCAAATTATCAAGGGTTATGAGCACACGTATAATAATAATCAGACCCATCTCCGACACgcctttggtggttgttatgaataatgcattttatctttcattaattgggttttgcacatcaaaacagttttcattttttaatcaagcagttcacaaaattatcattcataaTATATATCCTAACTAACCATCTCTTCAGAGGCCAACAACTGGTTaaacacactcagaagggttcaaacccacagcatttcgTTATTGCTGTCAAAGTGCAGTTCAAAgatgtaatatacaatttactgaacagacattgtgaggtacaaggcacacacacacatgcactagAAACACAGAACATACATAAAGAGGTATTAaccaaaatgtacactttatgtaagttggtagtggtgacaaacaaatctccacaacaatccaatgagagctgatcatttaatacaataaaagccTTACCCCTTACAtgccctttcttctctgtacttgtaaccagatgtgcgtgaagatgtgtccttttTTCTAACAGTGCGTTAgaacttaaaggttcagagcaagcttcttcgtcaccataaccttcattacctgtattaaataaagcattctcccgtcactttTGACAAGCATTCAATTTTGGCACTTTATCTTGTCTTTACCTCTTGCATTGCATTCCACTGATATACAGACAAGCTATTGACATTAccgctgtttctgggaataccagaagtgctgtatcactaccatctcagtaagcatataccctacatttttacatgatttctTGTATTCAGTGGGAATtgaacccacagcagccagacaccctggttaagaaacgtaatgctctcaggtatatgcaaggtataaggattgataattggaaatgttaaaacactGTGAGGTACAAGGTACACACACACAGTAAAATGCTATTTACTCCACTGAACACATACAAACAGAGGTATcaatagtctattgtaaaggaaaacaagggctgtttgtaaaacatgcatgccccccatacgggctgtccgttgtagtggcagccattgtgtgaatacgatttttgtcactgtgaccttgacctttgacctagtgacctgaaaatcaatagtggtcatctgcgagtcacgatcaatgtacctatgaagtgtcatgatcctaggcaaaagcgttcttgagttatcatccgaaaatcattttactatttcgggtcaccgtgaccttgaccttcaccttgtgacctcaaaatcaataggggtcatctgcgagtcatgatcaatctacctatgaagtttcatgatcctaggcatatgcgttcttgagttatcatccaaaaaccattttactatttcgggtcaccgtgaccttgacctttgacctagtgacctcaaaatcaataggggtcatctgcgagtcatgatcaatctaccaaataagtttcatgatcctaggcgtatgcgttcttgagttatcatccggaaaccattttactatttcgggtcaccgtgaccttgacctttgacctagtgacctcaaaatcaataggggtcatctgcgagtcatgatcaatctacccatgaagtttcatgatcctaggcgtatgcgttcttgacttatcatccggaaaccattttactatttcgggtcaccgtgaccttgacctttgacctagtgaccttaaaatcaataggggtcatctgcaagtcatgatcaatgtacctatgaagtttcatgatcctagccccaagcgtttttgagttatcatccggaaaccacctggtggacggacgatCGATCGACAggccgaccgacatgtgcaaagcaatataccccctcttcttcgtaggggggcataaaaatgaaacaacGACAGgttattaatgaccaaaaatgtcttGATGGTCTGCCAAGTCAGCTCATAAGGCCATATTATCAAGGTCTATGagcacatgtattataataacaagacCCACCTTTGACGCTTTAGCttttggtggttgttatgaataaaatattttatctttcattaattgggttttactcatcgaaacagttttctttttttttatcaagCAATTCACAAAATGATAATTCATAGGTCATATCCTTACTTACAGTCTCTTCAGAGGCCAACAACTGCttgaacacactcagaagggttcaaacccacagcatttagttGTGGTAAAAAAGTACATTGATGCATTCCAAAGGTTCAATGTAGCATTAACTgtaaagacattgtgaggtacgagacacacacacactagaaacatAGTACAGACAGAAAAAGGTAatcaccaaaatgtaattatttaagtaCATTGTTAAGGGATCACAAATAAATATCCACAACAACCAAAAGAGAGCTGGTCATTTATTATCATACCAGCCTTATCCTTAAGCTTGCCCTTTCTTGTCTGTTTTTGAAACAAGATGTGCTTGTAGCTGAGTCCATTTCTGCAGTTAGAACTGGAAGGTTCAATGCCagcttcttcgtcatcatcatcattatctgtatgaaataaagcactcACTGTCAACAGTGACAAAGTATTTGTAGTttcctttcattttttttacctcTTGCACTGCATTTCATTGATTAACCAACACTCTATTTACGTTacctctgtttctgggaatacaGGTAGTGCTATATtactaccatcttaagtaagcagacacccctagatttttacat carries:
- the LOC127867889 gene encoding uncharacterized protein LOC127867889 — encoded protein: MDLATGTSCFKNRQERASLKDDDGSVSRNEPSSCAENNSSSSSPGSKMSTNSQSTEIMMMMTKKLALNLPVLTAEMDSATSTSCFKNRQERASLRIRLVMKVMVTKKLALNL